One Anaerobacillus alkaliphilus DNA window includes the following coding sequences:
- a CDS encoding DedA family protein — MELDVLLTTIKDVGYVGIFLWLWLGMLGVPVPNEAIVTTIGYISTTNLLQSDIVFIVGYLGILASLTTSYFLGRVIGKRIVSFLSMKKGTKKSIRKALHLIKKYHVYSLVISYFIPGVRIFVPFLYGMMRLSYLRFALLSYTTALIWFCLFFSLGRLSGTNEDLSIYVAITAIISISIFSIILNWFKKKKKRLAEQVPGEYS; from the coding sequence ATGGAACTAGATGTACTGTTAACGACCATAAAAGACGTGGGATATGTGGGAATATTCCTCTGGCTATGGTTAGGAATGTTGGGTGTTCCTGTTCCAAATGAGGCCATTGTTACAACAATCGGATATATCTCCACAACAAATTTACTACAGAGTGATATTGTTTTTATTGTTGGGTATTTAGGAATTTTAGCAAGTTTGACCACAAGTTATTTTCTTGGAAGAGTCATTGGCAAAAGAATAGTAAGCTTTTTATCTATGAAAAAAGGAACAAAAAAATCAATTCGTAAAGCTCTTCATTTAATCAAAAAATATCACGTATACTCGTTAGTTATTAGCTACTTTATTCCAGGTGTACGCATTTTCGTTCCCTTTTTATATGGAATGATGCGGTTATCTTATCTTCGTTTTGCATTACTTTCGTACACAACAGCACTGATTTGGTTTTGTTTGTTCTTTTCTTTAGGCAGGCTTTCTGGAACCAATGAAGACCTATCAATATATGTAGCTATTACTGCAATAATAAGCATAAGTATCTTTTCAATTATTCTTAATTGGTTTAAGAAAAAGAAAAAAAGATTAGCAGAACAAGTACCTGGGGAATATTCTTAG
- a CDS encoding YdcF family protein, with translation MKKYLIIGTVFLLVPIFYVITMHSLMVHTAKQVPPKDVDHVMVLGAKLNGDVMSLSLYYRMLTALTYLQENDGAKVIVSGGQGEGEWISEAEAMARYLVEQGIAQERIILEDVSTNTFENFTFSREILGEEVKEIVVVTNDFHLFRSTIIAKRLGFEPYPLAAETPWVVKGKLWTREYLAIIKTWVFDRL, from the coding sequence ATGAAAAAATATTTGATCATAGGTACTGTATTTCTACTAGTACCTATTTTTTATGTAATAACTATGCACAGTTTAATGGTACATACCGCCAAGCAAGTTCCTCCGAAAGATGTGGATCATGTAATGGTATTAGGCGCAAAATTAAATGGAGATGTTATGAGTCTCTCGCTCTACTATCGAATGTTGACTGCGCTAACATACTTACAAGAAAATGATGGGGCAAAAGTGATCGTTTCCGGGGGCCAAGGAGAGGGAGAATGGATATCAGAAGCAGAAGCAATGGCTAGATATTTAGTAGAGCAGGGGATTGCTCAAGAACGAATTATTCTAGAGGATGTATCAACGAATACCTTCGAGAATTTTACATTTAGCCGAGAAATCTTGGGTGAGGAAGTAAAAGAGATTGTCGTAGTTACAAATGATTTTCATTTATTTCGATCGACGATTATTGCAAAGCGGCTAGGTTTTGAGCCGTATCCATTGGCGGCAGAAACTCCTTGGGTTGTCAAAGGGAAGCTCTGGACAAGAGAATATTTAGCTATTATAAAAACTTGGGTTTTTGATAGGTTGTAA
- a CDS encoding ATP-binding cassette domain-containing protein: MNVIQCNMLTKNYGKGVALKNLTFTIEKNKITGIIGRNGAGKTTLLKTLAGFLKPSSGEVNVFSEDPFNSLKVSQNMIFIEDQMTLPQSLTLMDILHSASQFYENWDMELAQGLFEYFSLNPDQFHQSLSKGMRSTFHSIIGLASRCPLTIFDEPTTGMDTSVRKDFYRALLKDYLAYPRTILLSSHHLNEIEEIIEEVLLIKDGEKYLHLSIEELKELAVGVSGRKAAVDNLTYGKEIIYQKTVGTDSAYVVVYNSFSHEDLQKARLNGVDISHVAPEDVCVYLTNKTKGGIDDVFNRS; encoded by the coding sequence ATGAATGTGATTCAGTGTAATATGTTAACGAAAAATTACGGGAAAGGTGTGGCTCTAAAAAACTTAACATTCACAATTGAAAAAAATAAGATTACTGGCATTATTGGCCGTAACGGCGCTGGAAAAACGACATTATTGAAAACTCTTGCTGGATTTTTGAAGCCAAGTTCGGGAGAAGTAAATGTGTTCTCAGAAGATCCCTTTAATAGTTTAAAAGTATCACAAAATATGATCTTTATAGAAGATCAAATGACATTACCACAGTCTTTAACATTAATGGACATTTTACACTCAGCGAGTCAGTTCTATGAAAACTGGGATATGGAATTAGCACAGGGACTTTTTGAGTATTTTTCATTAAATCCCGATCAATTTCATCAAAGTCTCTCAAAAGGGATGAGGAGTACCTTTCACTCGATTATTGGTTTAGCGTCTCGTTGTCCACTAACAATTTTTGATGAACCAACGACTGGAATGGATACCTCAGTAAGAAAAGACTTTTACCGAGCGTTATTAAAGGACTATCTTGCTTATCCAAGAACAATTCTCTTATCTAGTCACCATTTAAATGAAATTGAAGAAATCATCGAAGAAGTGCTTTTGATTAAAGATGGTGAAAAGTATCTGCATCTTTCTATTGAAGAGTTGAAAGAGTTAGCAGTAGGTGTAAGTGGGAGAAAAGCAGCTGTCGACAATCTCACGTATGGAAAAGAGATTATCTATCAAAAAACTGTCGGAACCGATAGTGCTTATGTCGTGGTTTACAATAGTTTTTCACATGAAGATTTGCAAAAAGCTCGCTTAAACGGAGTTGACATCAGTCACGTTGCTCCCGAAGATGTTTGTGTATACCTAACTAATAAAACGAAGGGAGGAATTGATGATGTATTTAACAGAAGCTAA
- a CDS encoding GntR family transcriptional regulator — MNLNTDGAKPIYIQIAEWIETEILNGNIGIGEKVYSQYQLAEMFNINPATAAKGLTILADENIVFKKRGLGMFVTEPANAIIRSKRKELMLNHLVIDLVREAERLQVSQIELFEMIKVAMSKIEGEKQ, encoded by the coding sequence GTGAATTTAAATACGGATGGGGCAAAGCCAATTTATATCCAAATAGCCGAGTGGATTGAAACAGAAATATTAAATGGGAACATAGGTATTGGAGAAAAAGTGTACTCCCAATATCAGCTTGCTGAGATGTTTAATATTAATCCAGCAACTGCAGCAAAAGGATTAACGATCCTGGCAGATGAAAACATTGTTTTTAAGAAGCGTGGGTTAGGTATGTTTGTGACAGAACCTGCAAATGCAATTATCCGTTCGAAGCGAAAAGAATTGATGTTAAATCATTTAGTTATTGATTTGGTTAGAGAAGCTGAACGTTTGCAGGTTAGTCAAATAGAGTTGTTTGAGATGATCAAGGTAGCCATGAGTAAAATAGAGGGGGAGAAGCAATGA
- a CDS encoding CBO0543 family protein: MNVLIVIVLIVLNIQARSFKQILVHFPSMAYASTFNALYYYLCKHFLVWDFKSKYLSTRILRVLHIFIATPLLVLLYLTKFPSTSRQQIQYVINWVIASMFFEVVANKTGTLYFNRGWNFGWSLLLYIKMYLYSYFFRRYPVLVLLMSIVTTISALAIFKVPIRKGFFYGPLLLFRNK, encoded by the coding sequence TTGAATGTCCTTATTGTAATTGTATTGATTGTATTAAACATACAAGCTCGATCATTTAAGCAAATACTTGTTCATTTTCCAAGTATGGCTTATGCATCAACATTTAATGCTTTGTATTATTATCTTTGCAAGCATTTCTTAGTATGGGACTTTAAATCTAAATATTTAAGTACAAGAATTTTAAGGGTATTACATATTTTTATTGCCACTCCATTACTGGTTTTATTATATTTAACCAAGTTCCCGAGTACTTCTAGACAACAAATACAGTATGTCATCAACTGGGTTATCGCATCTATGTTTTTTGAAGTAGTCGCTAATAAAACAGGAACTTTATATTTCAATCGTGGATGGAATTTCGGATGGTCATTGTTATTGTATATAAAAATGTACCTATATAGTTATTTCTTTCGAAGGTACCCAGTTCTCGTTTTACTTATGTCAATAGTAACAACGATATCAGCCCTAGCCATTTTTAAAGTGCCAATTAGAAAAGGCTTTTTCTATGGGCCATTACTTCTCTTTAGAAATAAGTAA
- a CDS encoding RNA polymerase sigma factor, whose protein sequence is MNITQEKASELYAEYSPYIHRTALLLTKSLALADDITQEVFLQVFKKFEQYDQSKPIKPWLYTITVNTTRNFLRKQKWLSFVGILPEKNGAWLEETILKTEEEKELWMEIQKLNQNHKEIIVLHFYSGLKLQEIADILQIPLGTCKSRYHAALTALRKVYKPATKGENLYEII, encoded by the coding sequence ATGAACATTACTCAAGAAAAGGCAAGTGAACTGTATGCTGAGTACTCCCCATACATTCACCGTACAGCCTTACTACTAACAAAGTCTCTAGCGCTAGCTGATGACATTACTCAAGAGGTTTTTTTACAGGTTTTTAAGAAGTTTGAGCAATACGACCAAAGTAAGCCTATTAAGCCCTGGTTGTATACAATTACAGTAAATACGACCCGCAATTTCTTAAGAAAGCAGAAATGGTTGAGCTTTGTAGGTATACTACCTGAAAAAAATGGAGCATGGCTAGAAGAAACGATATTAAAAACTGAAGAAGAAAAAGAGCTTTGGATGGAAATTCAAAAACTTAATCAAAATCATAAAGAAATCATTGTTTTACATTTTTATTCTGGGCTGAAACTGCAAGAGATTGCGGATATATTGCAGATACCATTAGGAACATGCAAGTCTAGATATCATGCAGCATTAACAGCGCTTCGAAAAGTATATAAACCAGCTACTAAGGGGGAAAACCTTTATGAAATCATCTAA